A section of the Quatrionicoccus australiensis genome encodes:
- a CDS encoding DNA polymerase III subunit chi, translated as MTQVFFYHGAADRIAAACALLGGAYAKKKPMLVFAPEKEVAGSVDRMLWTHPALGFVPHCRADSPLAAETPILIADSLETIAQDERLMNLSQAIPPGFSRFASLIEVVGQDDADREAARDRVKFYKDRGYEVRYFDLSER; from the coding sequence TTGACCCAGGTCTTTTTCTATCACGGCGCTGCGGACAGGATCGCCGCTGCCTGCGCCCTGCTCGGCGGTGCCTATGCCAAGAAAAAGCCGATGCTGGTGTTTGCGCCGGAAAAAGAGGTCGCCGGCAGCGTCGACCGTATGCTGTGGACGCACCCGGCGCTCGGCTTTGTTCCGCACTGCCGTGCCGACTCGCCGTTGGCGGCGGAAACGCCGATCCTGATCGCTGACTCGCTGGAAACCATCGCCCAGGACGAACGCCTGATGAATCTCAGCCAGGCCATTCCGCCCGGATTCTCGCGCTTTGCCAGCCTGATTGAAGTGGTCGGCCAGGATGATGCCGACCGCGAAGCTGCCCGCGACCGCGTCAAGTTCTACAAGGACCGCGGCTACGAAGTGCGTTACTTCGATCTCAGCGAGCGCTAG
- a CDS encoding leucyl aminopeptidase, protein MEFSIKSGSPEKQRSACVVVGVFEPRKPTLSAELLDKAANGYISDIIRRGDMEGKAGSTLLLHNVPGTLCDRVLLVGLGKEKDFREKEFINAARLAIKTLNETGAFDATIFLTELAVKKRSIAWRVRQTAMIAQDVTYKFDQFKSKKDEVRRPLRKLTIGVERRNELGLAEEALNQGLAIAEGVTLAKNLGNLPPNVCHPTYLAEQARNMAAEFALDCEILERADMEALGMHSLLSVARGSHQPPKLIVLRHKGGKSNEKPLVLVGKGVTFDTGGISLKPGADMDEMKYDMCGAASVLGAMQAVARMALPINLTVIVPATENMPGGNASRPGDIVSSMSGQTIEILNTDAEGRLILCDALTYAERFEPDTVIDVATLTGACVVALGDVASGLFANKDGLARDLLDAGEEAHDRAWHMPLWDDYQDQLKSPFADMANIGGRLAGAVTAACFLSRFTKKFEWAHLDIAGTAWKSGSNKGATGRSVPLLTHYLLQRAGKLN, encoded by the coding sequence GTGGAATTTAGCATAAAAAGCGGTAGCCCGGAAAAACAACGCAGCGCCTGCGTCGTTGTCGGCGTCTTTGAACCAAGAAAGCCGACGCTTTCAGCGGAATTGCTGGATAAAGCTGCCAACGGCTACATTTCCGACATCATCCGGCGCGGCGACATGGAAGGCAAAGCCGGCAGCACCCTGCTCCTGCACAACGTCCCCGGCACACTCTGCGACCGGGTCCTGCTGGTCGGTCTGGGCAAGGAAAAGGATTTCCGCGAAAAGGAATTCATCAACGCGGCCCGTCTTGCGATCAAGACACTGAATGAAACCGGCGCCTTCGACGCCACGATCTTCCTGACCGAACTTGCGGTCAAGAAACGCAGCATCGCCTGGCGCGTACGCCAGACGGCAATGATTGCGCAGGACGTCACCTACAAGTTCGACCAGTTCAAGAGCAAGAAGGACGAAGTCCGCCGCCCCTTGCGCAAACTGACCATCGGCGTCGAACGACGCAACGAACTGGGTCTGGCTGAAGAAGCCCTCAACCAGGGCCTGGCCATCGCCGAGGGGGTCACGCTAGCCAAGAATCTTGGCAACCTGCCGCCCAATGTCTGCCATCCGACCTACCTGGCTGAACAGGCGCGCAACATGGCCGCCGAATTCGCGCTCGATTGCGAAATTCTCGAACGTGCCGACATGGAAGCGCTTGGCATGCACTCGCTGCTGTCGGTTGCGCGCGGCTCGCATCAGCCCCCCAAACTGATCGTACTCCGCCACAAGGGTGGAAAAAGCAACGAAAAGCCGCTGGTTCTGGTCGGCAAGGGCGTCACCTTTGATACCGGCGGCATTTCACTGAAGCCGGGCGCCGACATGGATGAAATGAAGTACGACATGTGCGGCGCAGCCAGCGTTCTTGGTGCGATGCAAGCCGTCGCCCGGATGGCCCTGCCGATCAACCTGACCGTGATCGTCCCCGCCACCGAAAACATGCCTGGCGGCAACGCCAGCCGTCCCGGCGACATCGTCAGTTCAATGTCCGGCCAGACCATCGAGATTCTCAACACCGATGCCGAAGGTCGTCTGATCCTGTGCGACGCCCTGACCTACGCCGAACGCTTCGAACCCGACACCGTGATTGACGTCGCCACCCTGACCGGCGCCTGCGTCGTTGCCCTCGGCGATGTCGCCAGCGGCCTGTTCGCCAACAAGGACGGACTGGCCCGCGATCTGCTCGACGCCGGCGAGGAAGCTCACGACCGCGCCTGGCACATGCCGCTCTGGGATGACTACCAGGACCAGCTGAAAAGCCCGTTTGCCGACATGGCCAACATTGGCGGCCGTCTGGCCGGCGCCGTCACGGCCGCCTGCTTCCTGTCCCGCTTCACCAAGAAATTCGAGTGGGCCCACCTCGATATCGCCGGTACCGCATGGAAGTCCGGCAGCAACAAGGGCGCCACCGGCCGCTCGGTGCCGCTGCTCACGCATTACTTGTTGCAACGCGCCGGCAAACTCAATTGA
- the lptF gene encoding LPS export ABC transporter permease LptF encodes MIFERAVRREFAQAAVGINVALLAILASILLLRMLKEAVGGRIVPEAVASMLGLAILNLMPLLLTLMLFVSILLTLTRAYRDSEMVVWFSSGLPLTAWVRPVLRFSLPVVLAIALFSGFLSPWANYNTAEYRQKMAARSDVSQVSPGTFREAKNGLRVFFVEALAEDASQVGNVFVASVQGGKLGVVMSNSGHQEVAANGDRFVVLEHGRRYEVEPGSPEFKVMEFERYRVRTEEKEAAPAERSPTRLPITELIFDDSNQARGELLWRIGMPLSALILALLAIPLSYVNPRAGRSANMLIAVLIYATYSNLLSVSQAWVAQGKLSFWIGVWAVHALMLLPLLLLFYRRIALRLPWQRRIA; translated from the coding sequence ATGATATTCGAGCGCGCCGTACGCCGCGAGTTCGCTCAGGCAGCCGTGGGCATCAATGTTGCCCTGCTGGCTATCCTGGCTTCCATATTGTTGCTCCGCATGCTCAAAGAAGCAGTCGGCGGACGCATCGTGCCTGAAGCGGTCGCCTCGATGCTCGGGTTGGCAATATTGAATCTGATGCCCCTGTTGCTGACTTTGATGCTTTTCGTGTCAATTCTGCTCACTTTGACGCGCGCCTATCGCGACTCCGAGATGGTTGTCTGGTTTTCCAGTGGTCTGCCGCTGACTGCCTGGGTGCGGCCTGTGCTGCGCTTCTCCTTGCCGGTCGTCCTGGCGATTGCGCTCTTTTCAGGTTTCCTGTCGCCCTGGGCGAATTACAACACCGCCGAATACCGGCAGAAAATGGCTGCCCGCAGCGATGTTTCCCAGGTTTCGCCCGGAACATTCCGTGAGGCAAAAAACGGTTTGCGCGTTTTCTTCGTTGAGGCGTTGGCCGAGGATGCAAGCCAGGTCGGCAATGTCTTCGTTGCTTCGGTTCAGGGGGGCAAGCTGGGGGTCGTGATGTCGAACTCGGGGCATCAGGAAGTTGCAGCGAATGGCGATCGTTTCGTTGTGCTCGAGCATGGCCGTCGCTATGAGGTCGAGCCGGGCAGCCCGGAGTTCAAGGTTATGGAATTCGAGCGTTACCGGGTACGCACCGAAGAAAAAGAGGCGGCGCCCGCCGAGCGTTCGCCAACCCGTCTGCCGATCACCGAGTTGATTTTTGACGACAGCAATCAGGCGCGCGGCGAATTGCTGTGGCGAATTGGCATGCCACTCTCGGCGCTGATCCTTGCCTTGCTGGCGATACCGCTTTCCTACGTCAATCCGCGGGCCGGGCGTTCGGCCAACATGCTGATCGCGGTTCTGATCTATGCAACCTACAGCAACCTGCTCTCAGTCAGTCAGGCCTGGGTGGCCCAGGGCAAGCTCTCCTTCTGGATTGGCGTCTGGGCGGTGCATGCGCTGATGCTATTGCCGCTGCTTTTGCTCTTTTACCGGCGGATCGCCTTGCGTCTGCCCTGGCAGCGGAGAATTGCCTGA
- the lptG gene encoding LPS export ABC transporter permease LptG: MFRLDLYQRYLMREIFAAIFLVLLAFISLFAFFDLINELRSIGKNGYQLYQAMFFVALSLPGLVYELIPIAALIGTLYALSTLARHSEITVLRASGLATRDLLMTLFRVAGLLALLIFLVGEALVPFSERVAQEMKARAMSEVIAQQGFESGLWVKDGRSFVNIRQATPDARLQGVRIYKFDDAGALESVTDAEEASFVPPGHWLLKTVVRTVLEGDTSRVERLPSGEWNSAVNPDLLSVLMVAPERMSLYGLINYTRHLLENHQKTERYEIAIWKKLVYPLATLVMVALALPFGYSHSRVGGVSLKIFAGVMMGMLFYALNGLFSNLGTINSWPPFASATAPSALFLLAATGMLWWVERR, translated from the coding sequence ATGTTCCGCCTTGATCTGTACCAGCGGTATTTGATGCGCGAGATCTTTGCTGCGATCTTTCTCGTGCTGCTTGCCTTTATTTCCCTTTTTGCCTTTTTTGACCTGATCAACGAACTGCGCAGCATCGGCAAAAATGGCTACCAGCTTTATCAGGCAATGTTCTTTGTCGCCCTCAGTCTGCCCGGACTGGTTTACGAGTTGATCCCGATTGCCGCCTTGATCGGGACGCTTTACGCCTTGTCTACACTGGCGCGCCATTCCGAAATTACCGTGCTGCGCGCTTCCGGGCTGGCGACGCGGGATTTGCTGATGACGCTGTTCCGGGTTGCCGGCTTGCTCGCCCTGCTGATCTTTCTCGTGGGTGAAGCCCTGGTGCCTTTTTCCGAACGTGTTGCCCAGGAAATGAAGGCGCGGGCCATGAGCGAAGTCATTGCCCAGCAGGGATTCGAGTCGGGTTTGTGGGTCAAGGACGGGCGCAGCTTCGTCAATATTCGCCAGGCGACACCGGATGCCAGGCTGCAGGGAGTCAGAATCTACAAGTTTGACGATGCTGGCGCACTGGAGTCGGTCACCGATGCCGAGGAGGCCAGCTTTGTACCGCCCGGACACTGGTTGCTAAAGACAGTCGTGAGAACGGTACTGGAGGGCGATACCTCGCGTGTTGAGCGTTTGCCCAGCGGCGAGTGGAATTCAGCGGTCAACCCGGATTTGTTGTCGGTTTTGATGGTCGCACCCGAACGCATGTCCTTGTACGGGTTGATCAATTACACGCGGCATCTACTGGAAAATCACCAGAAGACAGAGCGCTACGAAATTGCCATCTGGAAGAAGCTGGTTTATCCACTGGCAACCCTGGTGATGGTGGCGCTCGCCTTGCCTTTCGGCTATTCGCACAGCCGGGTGGGTGGAGTGAGTCTGAAGATCTTCGCCGGTGTGATGATGGGCATGCTGTTCTACGCCCTGAATGGTCTTTTTTCGAACCTGGGCACCATCAACTCCTGGCCGCCGTTTGCCAGCGCCACGGCGCCGTCAGCCTTGTTCCTGCTGGCAGCAACCGGGATGCTTTGGTGGGTGGAGCGGCGCTGA
- a CDS encoding RDD family protein produces MPGQIASLGRRLTCLLYESLVVFSILLIGFLIPQSVFFAFGLQLGGKVLMLHIWLLLMFYFVWSWLNGSQTLPMKTWKLALSTADGSSLRPTQALLRYLAAWPSIGFFGIGIIWAVFDKDRQFLHDRIAGTRIISTNS; encoded by the coding sequence ATGCCGGGCCAGATCGCCAGCCTCGGCCGTCGCCTGACCTGCCTGCTGTATGAGAGCCTGGTCGTTTTTTCCATCCTGCTGATCGGCTTCCTGATCCCGCAATCGGTATTCTTTGCCTTTGGCCTGCAACTTGGCGGCAAAGTACTCATGTTGCACATCTGGCTGTTGCTGATGTTTTATTTCGTCTGGTCCTGGCTGAATGGCAGCCAAACCTTGCCAATGAAGACCTGGAAGCTCGCCCTGAGCACGGCCGACGGCAGCAGCCTGCGCCCGACCCAGGCACTGCTCCGCTATCTGGCGGCCTGGCCCAGCATTGGCTTCTTCGGAATCGGCATCATCTGGGCCGTGTTCGACAAGGATCGCCAGTTCCTGCACGACCGGATCGCCGGCACCCGCATCATCTCGACAAACAGCTGA
- a CDS encoding DUF3106 domain-containing protein: MVKRRLAGGVILCFALAAPLGAETPTAIIIGTPPQPTWTQLNTQQKNILAPLAVDWDKMENIRRKKWLGITERYPNMTPNEQARVQLRMREWANLTPEQRAKARDTYKDFNQLPAEQKKIVKQKWEAYSNLPSEEKQRIRENSKSSKLLSPPAQETSNTSPSSEPAPLATATDASGEAGKR; encoded by the coding sequence ATGGTTAAAAGACGACTCGCCGGAGGAGTAATCCTCTGCTTTGCACTGGCCGCACCTCTCGGCGCCGAAACGCCGACCGCGATCATCATCGGTACGCCGCCCCAACCCACGTGGACACAATTGAATACTCAGCAAAAAAATATCCTGGCACCGCTCGCTGTCGACTGGGACAAGATGGAAAACATTCGTCGCAAGAAGTGGCTGGGCATTACCGAACGCTATCCGAACATGACCCCCAATGAACAGGCTCGGGTTCAGCTGCGCATGCGCGAGTGGGCAAACCTGACGCCGGAACAACGCGCCAAGGCCAGGGACACCTACAAGGATTTCAACCAGCTCCCTGCCGAACAGAAAAAGATCGTCAAGCAAAAATGGGAGGCTTACTCCAATTTGCCGTCCGAAGAAAAGCAGCGAATTCGCGAAAACAGCAAGTCTTCGAAGCTACTAAGCCCTCCGGCACAGGAAACAAGCAACACCTCGCCCAGCAGCGAGCCCGCGCCCCTGGCAACGGCAACCGACGCCAGCGGCGAAGCGGGGAAACGCTGA
- a CDS encoding DUF3619 family protein codes for MMNEERYAYRVRQALNHGLNEIPAPAARRLEAARHFALSRQKQGATELAMAGQNTSSLRFGSNIPYLKQALAIAALLLGMWISFYWHSVAYVTELEEVDSSLLSDDLPPEAFLDNDFFEWLKDDSPEE; via the coding sequence ATGATGAATGAAGAACGCTACGCCTACCGCGTACGCCAGGCGCTGAACCACGGACTCAACGAAATCCCCGCTCCCGCAGCTCGACGCCTTGAAGCAGCTCGTCACTTTGCGTTGTCCAGGCAAAAGCAGGGCGCCACCGAACTGGCGATGGCGGGACAAAATACGTCCTCACTCCGCTTTGGCTCGAACATCCCCTACTTGAAACAGGCGCTGGCAATTGCTGCGCTGCTGCTCGGCATGTGGATATCCTTTTACTGGCACAGCGTCGCGTACGTCACCGAACTTGAGGAAGTCGACAGTTCGTTGCTTTCCGACGACCTGCCACCCGAGGCCTTTTTGGATAATGACTTCTTCGAATGGTTAAAAGACGACTCGCCGGAGGAGTAA